A single region of the Pontibacter kalidii genome encodes:
- a CDS encoding alanine/glycine:cation symporter family protein has product MENIISAVNDIVWSNALIILCLGAGIYFSVVTKFLQVRYLREMLRLLFKGQSSQKGISSFQAFTVAIAGRVGTGNIAGVATAIAMGGPGAVFWMWVIAFLGSSSAFIEATLGQIYKQVKDGQYRGGPAFYIEKGLGIKWYAVVFAVATIVSMALFLPGVQSNSIASGVSNAFQIPVAYTGGTVTLLLALIIMGGVKRIGKVAQVVVPFMAGAYILMSVVIILMNLTEVPAVLSLIFRSAFDLEPAFAGIFGTAVAWGVKRGIYSNEAGQGTAPHAAAAAAVSHPAKQGLVQAFSVYIDTLFVCTATAFMILFTGQYNVVNPEGGFIVENLPGVPFGPEYTQSAVNTYFPTLGSGFVAISLFFFAFTTIMAYYYIAETNLSYLNTKGNKWMIWGLRALILASTFYGSVKTAESAWMLGDIGVGVMAWLNVVAIILLRKPALRALKDYQEQRKAGLDPVFNAEKLGIRNAEYWDKTAQEDKELQAV; this is encoded by the coding sequence ATGGAAAACATTATTTCTGCCGTAAACGATATTGTCTGGAGCAACGCACTCATCATACTTTGCCTCGGCGCAGGGATCTACTTCTCTGTCGTCACTAAATTCCTGCAGGTGCGCTACCTCCGCGAAATGCTGCGCCTGCTGTTCAAAGGCCAATCTTCACAGAAAGGCATCAGCTCGTTTCAGGCTTTTACCGTAGCCATCGCGGGCCGGGTGGGTACAGGTAACATTGCGGGAGTGGCCACGGCCATCGCCATGGGCGGGCCTGGCGCTGTGTTCTGGATGTGGGTGATCGCCTTCCTGGGAAGCTCCTCCGCTTTTATCGAGGCTACCCTAGGGCAGATCTACAAGCAGGTAAAAGACGGGCAATACCGGGGCGGACCTGCCTTTTATATCGAGAAAGGACTGGGAATAAAATGGTACGCCGTCGTATTTGCCGTAGCCACGATCGTGAGCATGGCGCTTTTCCTGCCGGGCGTGCAGAGCAACAGCATTGCCTCTGGTGTAAGCAATGCGTTTCAGATACCGGTGGCCTATACCGGTGGCACCGTCACCTTGCTGCTGGCCCTCATTATTATGGGTGGTGTAAAGCGTATTGGTAAGGTAGCACAGGTAGTTGTTCCGTTTATGGCGGGCGCCTATATCCTGATGTCGGTGGTCATCATCCTTATGAACCTCACAGAAGTACCCGCCGTCCTTAGCCTGATCTTTCGCTCTGCCTTCGACCTGGAGCCTGCCTTTGCCGGCATCTTCGGTACGGCTGTCGCGTGGGGCGTGAAGCGCGGCATTTACTCTAACGAGGCCGGCCAAGGCACGGCACCACATGCAGCGGCGGCGGCGGCCGTAAGCCATCCAGCCAAGCAGGGACTGGTGCAGGCGTTCTCTGTGTATATAGATACACTATTTGTTTGTACCGCTACGGCTTTCATGATCCTCTTCACAGGCCAGTACAATGTGGTAAACCCTGAAGGTGGTTTTATTGTAGAGAACCTGCCGGGCGTACCGTTCGGGCCGGAGTATACCCAATCGGCTGTTAATACCTACTTCCCTACCCTTGGCAGCGGCTTTGTGGCCATCTCTCTGTTCTTCTTTGCCTTTACCACCATCATGGCCTACTACTACATCGCCGAGACCAACCTGAGCTACCTGAACACAAAAGGTAACAAGTGGATGATCTGGGGATTGCGTGCCCTCATACTTGCCTCCACGTTCTACGGCTCAGTTAAAACAGCAGAATCTGCCTGGATGCTGGGCGATATCGGCGTTGGCGTGATGGCCTGGCTAAACGTGGTGGCGATCATACTGTTGAGAAAACCAGCCCTCCGTGCACTTAAAGATTACCAGGAGCAACGCAAGGCCGGGCTGGATCCGGTGTTTAACGCAGAGAAACTAGGAATCAGGAATGCAGAGTACTGGGACAAGACCGCGCAGGAGGACAAGGAACTGCAGGCGGTATAA
- the hrpB gene encoding ATP-dependent helicase HrpB: MIPTADLLPILPDLPVKEALPRLLDALENCNRAVLEAPPGAGKTTLVPLALLQASWRSDGKVLVLEPRRLATRAAAERMADLLGEPVGQTVGYWVRMDHKVSLKTRVEVVTEGILTRLIQEDPALEGIATIIFDEYHERNLQADVGLALALDAQAVLRPDLRILVMSATLDATGIGNWLEAPVISSEGRMFPVETHYLSPAEVAAAGNYPSQRLTNLVPAAIRKALAEEPEGDILTFLPGMGEIRKVAQQLEGKLAAGVELHLLHGDLPLSRQVAAIQPSPQKRRKVVLATSIAETSLTIEGVRIVIDGGYARVPKFVPRTGLTTLDTVPVSKAGADQRRGRAGRLGPGVCYRLWSTADQLQLPERQNPEIFDADLSGLMLELALWGVKDAAELNWLDTPPAAALSLAKDLLLRLQAIDNNGNPTPHGKALAALGMHPRLGHLVVRGHELGYGATACALAAILSERDLLKPQQLSWGDGLPDLHLRLELLAGKRPHTPGFVLDENALRRVKEQAQNLRQRLRATDASINPELAGILTALAYPDRLAQRESSGRVRLVTGQRASLPTELFGEADYYAIAHLDLGKQPRVLLAAPLAKTELLEHFSEQLETLEEVRWQEATQQVTARRVTKLGALVLEESNIAKPNQEQVAEALLQALREKGIDRLPWSKDATGIRQRLAFLHELEPENWPDVSDEALAESLEVWLAPHLYGLRSLDQVARLDLGEMLLSDLSWEQRQEMDRLAPSHLQVPSGSRIALDYSDVATPVLAVRLQEVFGMLDTPRIGGGKVPLLLHLLSPASRPVQVTRDLRSFWSNGYFDVRKDLRGRYPKHHWPDDPLSAQPTRGTKKRPQ; encoded by the coding sequence GTGATACCGACTGCTGACTTACTGCCTATACTACCCGACCTGCCTGTAAAAGAGGCGTTGCCACGGCTGCTGGATGCCCTGGAAAACTGTAATCGCGCCGTGCTGGAGGCGCCTCCCGGAGCAGGTAAAACCACGCTGGTGCCGCTGGCACTGCTGCAGGCAAGCTGGCGCAGCGATGGCAAAGTCCTCGTGCTGGAACCGCGCCGCCTGGCTACCCGTGCCGCCGCCGAACGCATGGCCGACCTGCTGGGCGAGCCGGTGGGGCAAACAGTAGGCTATTGGGTGCGGATGGATCATAAGGTATCGCTTAAAACTCGCGTAGAAGTGGTGACCGAGGGCATCCTTACCCGCCTCATTCAGGAGGATCCGGCATTGGAAGGCATTGCGACCATCATCTTCGATGAGTACCACGAGCGCAACCTGCAGGCGGATGTAGGCCTGGCGCTGGCGCTGGACGCACAAGCTGTACTACGCCCGGACCTGCGTATTTTGGTGATGAGCGCTACCTTAGATGCCACAGGGATAGGCAACTGGCTGGAGGCCCCTGTCATCAGCAGCGAGGGGCGCATGTTTCCGGTCGAGACACATTACCTCTCCCCTGCCGAAGTGGCCGCAGCCGGAAACTACCCAAGCCAGCGACTGACGAACCTGGTGCCTGCAGCCATACGGAAAGCGCTTGCCGAGGAACCGGAAGGAGACATACTTACTTTTCTGCCAGGCATGGGCGAGATCCGCAAAGTGGCGCAGCAACTGGAGGGAAAGTTAGCAGCAGGCGTTGAACTGCACCTGCTACACGGAGACCTCCCGCTCTCCAGACAAGTGGCAGCCATACAGCCATCTCCCCAGAAAAGGCGGAAAGTAGTGCTGGCCACCAGCATCGCCGAAACCAGCTTAACTATTGAGGGGGTCCGGATCGTGATTGACGGAGGATACGCCCGTGTGCCCAAATTCGTGCCGCGTACCGGCCTTACCACACTGGACACCGTGCCCGTGTCCAAGGCAGGTGCAGACCAGCGGCGTGGCAGGGCAGGCCGGCTTGGCCCCGGCGTTTGCTACCGGCTGTGGTCTACGGCTGATCAGCTGCAGTTGCCGGAGCGTCAGAATCCGGAGATTTTCGATGCCGACCTGTCGGGCTTAATGCTGGAGCTAGCCCTGTGGGGGGTAAAGGATGCTGCTGAACTCAACTGGCTGGACACACCACCTGCGGCCGCTCTTTCCTTAGCCAAAGACCTCTTGCTACGCCTGCAGGCTATAGACAACAACGGAAACCCAACGCCCCACGGAAAGGCCCTGGCCGCATTGGGGATGCACCCGCGCCTGGGCCACCTGGTCGTGCGCGGACATGAACTAGGCTACGGTGCTACCGCCTGTGCGCTGGCCGCCATACTTTCGGAGCGCGACCTGCTGAAGCCGCAGCAACTTTCGTGGGGAGATGGCCTGCCCGACCTGCACCTGCGCCTGGAACTGTTGGCTGGCAAACGACCACACACACCGGGCTTTGTACTGGACGAAAATGCCTTGCGCCGGGTAAAGGAACAGGCCCAGAACCTGCGCCAGCGGCTCCGCGCTACTGATGCCAGTATAAACCCGGAACTGGCCGGTATACTTACGGCCCTGGCATACCCCGATCGGCTGGCGCAACGCGAGTCGTCGGGGCGGGTGCGACTTGTAACCGGCCAGCGGGCAAGCCTTCCAACCGAGCTGTTTGGCGAAGCAGACTACTACGCCATAGCACACCTGGACCTGGGCAAGCAGCCGCGGGTACTTCTGGCGGCACCACTCGCTAAAACAGAGTTGCTGGAGCACTTTTCTGAACAGCTGGAGACTTTAGAGGAAGTACGCTGGCAGGAGGCGACACAACAGGTAACCGCCAGAAGAGTAACCAAACTGGGCGCACTGGTGCTGGAAGAGTCCAACATCGCCAAACCTAACCAGGAGCAGGTTGCAGAGGCGCTACTGCAGGCGCTGCGCGAAAAAGGTATTGACAGGCTGCCCTGGTCAAAAGACGCAACAGGCATACGGCAGCGGCTTGCGTTTCTGCATGAGCTGGAGCCGGAAAACTGGCCGGATGTGTCGGATGAGGCCTTGGCAGAAAGTTTGGAAGTATGGCTGGCACCACATCTCTACGGACTCCGCTCGCTGGACCAGGTGGCGAGGCTCGATTTAGGGGAGATGCTCCTTTCGGACCTGAGTTGGGAGCAGCGGCAGGAAATGGACCGACTGGCCCCCTCGCACCTGCAGGTGCCCAGCGGCTCCCGCATTGCCTTAGACTATTCCGATGTTGCGACACCTGTACTGGCGGTTCGGCTGCAGGAGGTATTCGGCATGCTGGACACACCCCGCATCGGGGGCGGTAAAGTACCCCTGCTCCTGCACCTCCTCTCCCCCGCCTCACGTCCGGTGCAGGTTACCCGCGACCTCCGCAGCTTCTGGAGCAACGGCTACTTTGACGTGCGCAAAGACCTGCGTGGCCGCTATCCCAAGCATCACTGGCCAGACGATCCGCTTTCGGCCCAGCCTACGCGAGGCACCAAGAAGCGTCCACAATAG
- a CDS encoding GIY-YIG nuclease family protein, producing MASHNYFVYITTNPKRTTLYTGVTNDLPRRLREHFMNCGNPSTFAGKYFCYNLVYYERHTQVEHAIAREKEIKRWSRSKKEALIYSFNPFWKVLNQEVQDE from the coding sequence ATGGCCTCGCATAACTACTTCGTCTATATTACAACCAACCCGAAAAGAACAACGCTTTACACGGGTGTAACCAATGATTTGCCCCGCAGACTGAGGGAGCATTTCATGAACTGTGGCAATCCCTCTACCTTCGCTGGGAAGTACTTTTGCTATAACCTTGTCTACTATGAGCGCCATACACAAGTTGAGCATGCTATTGCGCGGGAGAAGGAAATTAAGAGGTGGAGCAGGAGCAAGAAAGAAGCCCTTATCTATAGCTTTAATCCATTCTGGAAGGTCCTGAATCAGGAAGTGCAGGATGAGTAA
- a CDS encoding glutamate synthase subunit beta has protein sequence MGKTDGFLLYTRELPQARNPKERINDSNEIYTSFPEEKTRQQASRCMDCGVPFCHSGCPLGNQIPDFNDAVYEGEWERAAQILYSTNNFPEFTGRICPAPCESSCVLSINKPAVAIEHIEKSIAEKSFELGLVKPQPPLHRTGKKVAVIGSGPAGLAAAAQLNQAGHEVHVYDKDDKAGGLLRYGIPDFKLEKWVIDRRLDILAEEGIHFHLGVEIGKQITLKKLHRKYDAVLMAIGSSKPRLLNIPGHHLKGIHFAMDYLTLHNRRVAGESIAPEEDLLATDKHVLVIGGGDTGSDCVGTANRQFARSISQLQYRTMPSTARAPHNPWPEWPMTYTSSSSHEEGCERSWGWLTKEFVADENGHVKGLKVVELEWKNSHEYTEKPESEKVLPCDLALIAIGYERPLHDAFKASFDFETDSRGNFKLRDWQTNVPGIFAAGDACRGQSLVVWAISDGREAARAIDIHLTGKSDLPSKEVSRLVLEG, from the coding sequence ATGGGAAAGACAGACGGATTCCTGCTATATACCCGCGAGCTGCCGCAAGCCCGCAACCCTAAAGAAAGAATCAACGACTCGAACGAAATTTATACTTCCTTTCCGGAAGAAAAAACCCGGCAGCAAGCCAGCCGCTGCATGGACTGCGGCGTGCCGTTCTGCCACAGCGGCTGCCCGCTAGGCAACCAGATTCCGGACTTTAACGATGCCGTGTACGAGGGTGAGTGGGAGCGCGCGGCGCAAATCCTGTACAGCACCAACAACTTCCCGGAGTTCACGGGCCGCATCTGCCCTGCCCCCTGCGAGTCAAGCTGCGTGCTGTCGATCAACAAGCCTGCGGTAGCCATTGAGCACATTGAGAAAAGTATAGCCGAGAAGTCTTTTGAGCTGGGGTTGGTAAAGCCACAGCCACCGCTGCACCGCACGGGCAAGAAAGTAGCTGTCATAGGTTCAGGCCCTGCCGGCCTGGCGGCGGCAGCCCAGCTCAACCAGGCTGGTCACGAGGTGCATGTATACGACAAGGACGATAAAGCCGGCGGCCTGCTGCGCTACGGAATTCCGGACTTTAAGCTGGAGAAGTGGGTGATCGACCGCCGCCTGGACATCCTGGCAGAAGAAGGCATTCACTTCCACCTTGGGGTGGAGATCGGGAAGCAAATCACCCTGAAAAAGCTGCACCGCAAGTATGACGCCGTGCTGATGGCCATCGGCTCCAGCAAACCGCGCCTGCTCAACATCCCGGGTCACCACCTGAAGGGCATTCACTTCGCTATGGACTACCTGACCCTGCACAACCGCCGGGTGGCCGGAGAAAGTATAGCGCCTGAGGAAGACCTGCTGGCGACGGACAAGCACGTGCTCGTCATTGGTGGTGGCGACACAGGCTCCGACTGTGTGGGCACGGCCAACCGGCAATTTGCCCGCTCTATCAGCCAGCTGCAGTATCGTACCATGCCGTCTACGGCACGCGCCCCGCATAACCCATGGCCGGAGTGGCCTATGACCTACACTTCCTCCAGCTCGCATGAAGAGGGCTGTGAGCGCAGCTGGGGATGGCTAACCAAAGAGTTCGTTGCCGATGAGAACGGCCACGTTAAAGGGCTGAAGGTGGTAGAGCTGGAGTGGAAGAACAGCCACGAGTATACCGAGAAACCCGAAAGTGAGAAAGTACTGCCCTGCGACCTGGCGCTGATTGCCATTGGCTACGAGCGCCCGCTGCACGATGCCTTCAAGGCCAGCTTCGATTTTGAAACTGATTCCAGGGGCAACTTCAAACTCCGGGACTGGCAAACCAACGTGCCCGGCATCTTCGCCGCCGGCGACGCCTGCCGGGGCCAGTCGCTCGTGGTATGGGCGATCTCCGACGGCCGCGAAGCCGCCCGTGCCATCGACATCCACCTGACAGGCAAGTCCGACCTGCCTTCTAAGGAGGTGTCGAGGCTAGTGCTGGAGGGGTAG
- the gltB gene encoding glutamate synthase large subunit — translation MAKLKNASKGLYKSEFEHDACGVGCVVNLNGKKSHSIVKDALTMLTNMEHRGATGSDPETGDGAGILVQLPHSFLKKQLSEFAIRLPQEGSYGVGMIFFPTVYEVRDKCRQVMNECIRQLGFTLLGYRLVPVNGRVPGHEAKAVEPYIEQVFVQPVDASINGDELERKLYVLRSLITHEINKTVSGENGTFYMPSFSSRTIIYKGQLKTDQVEAYYHDLRHPEFKSALALIHSRFSTNTFPNWKLAQPFRFIAHNGEINTIRGNVTKMKSKEALMSSPLFTEEELKWLLPITNPANSDSANLDAMVELLTLAGRPLPHVMMMLVPEAWQDNAFMDPYRKAFYKYHAALMEPWDGPAALFFTDGKQIGATLDRNGLRPARFCITKQGRLVMASEAGALPVNPKDVVRRGRLQPGKMLLADLEENRIYEDEEIKQLVCNDKPYFEWIQQNRIKLHQRPDPAFCLNTVSPEELRQKQKAYGYTSEDLKLIIQPMATTGKEPLGSMGSDTPLAVLSRQSQHVANYFKQHFAQVSNPPIDPIRERLVMSLFTRLGESLNVLDETPAHTRQIHISHPVLSHGDFNKLINLKSEGFDNYTINATFSTHEKGSLQKALDEICAAAEAAIGRGKKILIISNRAVEANRAAIPSLLAVGAIHHHLVEKRIRTKAGLVVEAGDVWETHHFATIIGYGASCVYPYMVYDTVQHLLEQEKLDTTKSFSYYTEQYIQAVGNGLLKILSKMGISTLQAYQSAQIFECIGFGQEVIQKCFKGTVSRLEGLNFEDLEQEALTKHWSAFASGDKLLEAGGYFQWRRRGEEHLLRPEVIHLLQKSTRLGDYRLYKEYAKLLREHQQSAITLRHLFEFRKRQSVPLEEVEPVEGILKRFATGAMSFGSLSHEAHSTLAIAMNRIGGKSNSGEGGEDEARYIIKENGDSERSAIKQVASGRFGVTSHYLANADEIQIKIAQGAKPGEGGQLPGHKVDKWIARVRHSTPGVGLISPPPHHDIYSIEDLKQLIYDLKNANPNARINVKLVAEAGVGTIAAGVAKAKADAIMISGADGGTGASPLSSIRHAGLPWEMGLAEAHQTLVKNNLRSRVVLQTDGKLMTGFDLAVATLLGAEEYGVATAALIVEGCIMMRKCHLNTCPVGIATQNPDLRQLFTGDPEHVVNLFRFMAQELREIMASLGFRSINEMVGQPQVLKVRNDLNHWKFKNLSFDPILHQEVAPNNVGIYHQIHQEHDIEDVLDKKLIRDFRRDSKAPYEYRIINVDRSVGAMLSYEVSTKYGKDGLPEDSFNATFHGSAGQTFGGFLAPGLTFRLVGEANDYLGKGLSGGKLILQPFEGSTYVASENIITGNVALYGATSGKAYINGMAGERFCVRNSGAEAVVEGIGDHGCEYMTGGKVLILGAVGRNFAAGMSGGMAYIYDPANAFPDQCNLSMVDLEQPDNSDLAWIEQKLKEHAAYTDSALAKDLLKGWHVHQKFFQKVMPHDLKKALQRNESETVKAIA, via the coding sequence AAACCTGAATGGTAAGAAATCGCATAGCATTGTTAAAGATGCCCTGACGATGCTCACCAACATGGAGCACCGCGGCGCCACAGGCAGCGACCCTGAAACCGGCGACGGTGCCGGCATCCTGGTGCAGCTCCCACACAGCTTTCTTAAAAAGCAACTGAGCGAGTTTGCCATTAGACTGCCCCAGGAAGGCAGCTATGGTGTTGGGATGATCTTCTTCCCCACTGTCTACGAGGTCAGGGATAAATGCAGGCAGGTGATGAACGAGTGCATCCGGCAGCTGGGCTTCACACTGCTGGGTTATCGCCTGGTGCCTGTTAATGGCCGCGTGCCCGGACACGAAGCCAAAGCGGTGGAACCTTATATTGAGCAGGTGTTTGTGCAGCCTGTAGATGCAAGTATAAACGGCGATGAGTTGGAGCGTAAGCTATATGTACTGCGCAGCCTCATCACGCACGAGATCAACAAAACGGTGAGCGGCGAAAATGGCACTTTTTACATGCCCAGCTTCTCCTCGCGCACCATTATTTATAAAGGGCAACTGAAAACAGACCAGGTGGAGGCCTATTACCACGACCTGCGCCACCCGGAGTTTAAATCAGCCCTGGCCCTCATCCACTCCCGCTTCTCGACCAACACCTTCCCGAACTGGAAGCTGGCACAGCCTTTCCGCTTTATCGCCCACAACGGCGAGATCAACACCATCCGGGGCAACGTGACCAAGATGAAGTCGAAGGAGGCACTGATGTCTTCCCCACTCTTTACGGAGGAAGAACTTAAATGGCTCCTGCCGATCACAAACCCGGCTAACTCCGACTCGGCCAACCTTGATGCCATGGTAGAGTTGCTCACGCTGGCGGGGCGCCCACTCCCCCACGTGATGATGATGCTGGTGCCCGAGGCCTGGCAGGATAACGCCTTTATGGACCCGTACCGGAAGGCATTTTATAAATACCATGCAGCGCTGATGGAGCCGTGGGATGGCCCTGCTGCCCTTTTCTTTACCGACGGCAAGCAAATCGGCGCCACCCTGGACCGTAACGGTCTGCGACCGGCACGCTTCTGCATCACAAAGCAGGGGCGGTTGGTGATGGCCTCGGAAGCAGGCGCGCTGCCGGTGAACCCGAAGGATGTGGTACGGCGTGGACGTTTGCAACCTGGCAAGATGCTGCTCGCTGACCTGGAGGAGAACAGAATTTATGAAGACGAGGAGATCAAGCAGCTGGTCTGCAACGATAAGCCATACTTTGAATGGATACAGCAGAACCGTATTAAGCTGCACCAGCGCCCGGATCCCGCTTTCTGCCTGAACACCGTATCACCGGAGGAGTTGCGGCAGAAACAGAAAGCCTATGGCTATACTTCCGAAGACCTGAAACTCATCATCCAGCCCATGGCCACGACCGGCAAGGAGCCGCTGGGAAGTATGGGCTCCGATACGCCGCTGGCGGTACTCTCGCGACAGAGCCAGCACGTGGCCAACTACTTTAAGCAGCACTTCGCGCAGGTAAGCAACCCACCCATCGACCCGATCCGGGAGCGGCTGGTGATGTCCTTGTTTACCCGCCTGGGCGAGTCGCTGAACGTGCTGGATGAGACACCGGCCCACACGCGCCAGATCCATATCTCGCATCCGGTGCTCAGTCACGGTGACTTCAACAAGCTCATCAACCTGAAATCCGAGGGGTTCGATAACTACACCATCAACGCTACTTTCTCCACCCATGAGAAAGGCTCGCTGCAAAAGGCGCTGGACGAAATATGCGCGGCGGCAGAGGCTGCCATCGGCAGGGGCAAAAAGATCCTTATCATCTCGAACCGCGCTGTGGAAGCCAACCGTGCGGCTATCCCTTCGCTGCTGGCCGTAGGTGCCATCCATCACCACCTGGTGGAAAAGCGCATCCGTACCAAAGCCGGTCTGGTGGTAGAGGCCGGTGATGTATGGGAAACACATCACTTTGCGACCATCATCGGCTACGGGGCCAGCTGCGTGTATCCTTACATGGTATATGACACCGTGCAACACCTGCTGGAGCAGGAGAAACTGGATACGACAAAATCCTTTTCCTATTATACGGAGCAATACATTCAGGCAGTGGGCAACGGCCTGCTGAAGATACTCTCCAAAATGGGCATCAGCACGCTGCAAGCCTACCAGAGCGCGCAGATCTTCGAATGTATCGGCTTTGGACAGGAAGTGATCCAGAAATGCTTTAAAGGAACGGTTAGTCGCCTGGAGGGTCTGAACTTCGAGGACCTGGAGCAGGAAGCCCTAACTAAACACTGGTCCGCCTTTGCCAGTGGCGACAAGCTACTGGAGGCAGGCGGCTACTTCCAGTGGCGAAGACGCGGCGAGGAGCACCTGCTGCGGCCCGAGGTGATCCACCTCTTACAAAAGTCTACCCGCCTGGGTGATTACCGCCTCTACAAAGAGTATGCTAAACTCCTGCGCGAGCACCAGCAATCGGCCATTACCCTGCGCCACCTCTTCGAGTTTCGCAAGCGCCAGTCGGTACCGTTGGAGGAAGTAGAGCCCGTAGAAGGTATACTCAAACGCTTTGCCACCGGGGCCATGTCCTTCGGTTCCCTTTCGCATGAGGCACATAGCACCCTGGCCATTGCCATGAACCGCATCGGGGGCAAGAGCAACAGCGGCGAAGGCGGCGAAGACGAGGCACGCTATATCATAAAGGAAAATGGCGATTCGGAACGCTCTGCCATCAAGCAGGTGGCCTCCGGCCGCTTTGGCGTCACCAGCCATTACCTGGCCAATGCCGACGAGATCCAGATCAAAATCGCGCAGGGAGCCAAGCCCGGAGAGGGCGGACAGCTGCCGGGGCATAAAGTGGACAAGTGGATTGCCCGCGTGCGCCACTCCACCCCGGGCGTGGGCCTGATCTCGCCTCCGCCACACCACGACATCTACTCTATCGAGGACCTGAAACAGCTGATCTACGACCTGAAGAATGCCAACCCGAATGCCCGCATCAATGTGAAGCTGGTGGCGGAAGCAGGCGTGGGCACTATTGCAGCCGGCGTGGCCAAAGCCAAAGCCGACGCGATCATGATATCCGGTGCTGACGGTGGCACAGGTGCCAGCCCGCTTAGCTCGATCCGCCATGCGGGCTTGCCCTGGGAAATGGGCCTGGCCGAGGCGCACCAGACGCTGGTAAAAAACAACCTGCGCAGCCGCGTGGTGCTGCAAACCGACGGCAAGCTGATGACAGGCTTCGACCTGGCGGTAGCTACCTTGCTGGGTGCGGAAGAGTATGGGGTGGCTACTGCCGCCCTGATTGTGGAGGGCTGCATTATGATGCGCAAATGCCACCTGAACACGTGCCCGGTAGGTATCGCCACCCAAAACCCGGACCTGCGCCAGCTCTTTACCGGCGATCCGGAGCATGTGGTGAACCTGTTCCGCTTCATGGCCCAGGAACTGCGCGAGATCATGGCATCGCTCGGCTTCAGAAGTATAAATGAGATGGTGGGGCAGCCGCAGGTACTCAAGGTACGCAACGACCTCAACCACTGGAAGTTCAAGAACCTAAGCTTCGACCCGATCCTGCACCAGGAGGTAGCGCCTAACAACGTGGGCATCTACCACCAGATACACCAGGAGCACGACATTGAAGACGTACTGGACAAGAAGCTCATCCGCGACTTCAGGAGAGACAGCAAAGCGCCCTACGAGTACCGCATCATCAACGTGGACCGCTCTGTTGGCGCAATGCTTTCTTATGAAGTGTCCACTAAGTATGGCAAGGATGGTTTACCGGAGGATAGCTTCAACGCCACCTTCCATGGCTCGGCAGGCCAAACGTTCGGAGGCTTCCTGGCACCAGGGCTTACCTTCCGCCTGGTAGGCGAAGCAAACGACTACCTGGGCAAAGGCCTCTCGGGTGGAAAGCTGATCCTGCAACCCTTCGAGGGCTCTACCTATGTGGCTTCGGAGAACATCATCACGGGCAACGTGGCCTTGTATGGCGCTACTTCCGGTAAAGCTTATATCAACGGGATGGCCGGTGAGCGCTTCTGCGTCCGCAATTCCGGGGCTGAGGCTGTAGTTGAGGGCATCGGCGACCACGGCTGTGAGTACATGACCGGGGGCAAAGTGCTTATACTTGGTGCTGTGGGCCGCAACTTTGCCGCAGGCATGAGCGGTGGCATGGCCTATATCTACGACCCCGCCAACGCTTTCCCCGACCAGTGTAACCTAAGCATGGTAGACCTGGAGCAACCCGACAATTCCGACCTGGCCTGGATAGAGCAGAAGCTGAAAGAACACGCTGCCTACACCGACAGCGCCCTGGCAAAAGACCTGCTTAAAGGCTGGCACGTGCATCAGAAATTCTTCCAGAAAGTGATGCCGCACGACCTGAAGAAGGCCCTGCAGAGAAATGAAAGTGAAACAGTTAAAGCGATTGCCTAA